A window of Candidatus Nitrospira allomarina genomic DNA:
CGGCTCAGCAAGATCCTTTCTTCCACCTTGCCCTGACTTTTGCCGAATGGGTCAGGATGACAACGCTCATGGGATACCGGGATGTTAGGTATGATCAGAACGGGGATATCAACAATGATTTTCTATCGGAAACATTGAGGGTTGGTGCAAAAGTTGGAGACGAAAAAGAATGTGAATTCTTTTGAGATGATTTGCACCAGCATCCCTTTGACTTCTCGCCAATGACAGCCATCACATAAAAAGCTTTGATTTTTGGCGTCGGCAAAATGCAGACCATGAGAAAAATTTTTCATCCCCAAATTTTGTGTATAACCTGGTGAATACTGTCATGCATTGCGTGTTTTTCTAAGGAATAAAAAGGAAATGAGCAGATTGCCTCTGTTTTAAGCATTGTATAAAGATTTTTTTATGCCCCTACAGGCAGTGGTGTAGGTTTTTTGGCGTAGGAGTAAAGGTAGAAATAGGACTTTTTTTCTTGACATGCGTCTCCATACCGATGCCCATTGATGTCCGTCAAAAAGAATACGCTGTCAATGATTTTCTTATCCACAGAATTTCTTTAAAGATGTTGATAAGACGGCCATGATGTCTGAGATTTTCAGGCCTTCGGTGAGGATTCATCCCTGCAGAACCAATCCCAAACGGAGTCGAAGTCTGCACCCGATTCCTGGACACCGCCAGGTTGGCATGGGAAAGAATGAAGGCTTTGAATCCTCTGATGAATCTCGGTAAGGTAGGCCTCCCTCGCTGAAAGCAGGAGATAACACATACATCCATATTGAACGCGGAGCGATCACCATGAAGGTCAGTGCCCTTGCAGGAAAACCCACCCAACCGTCCATGCTCGCCAACATCCCCCGGCTGATCACCGCCTATTACACGGGACGGCCTGACCCGTCGGTACCGGAACAACGGGTCGCTTTCGGCACATCGGGACACCGCGGCTCCTCCTTAAAGCTTTCCTTTAATGAAGCGCATATCCTGGCCACCACCCAAGCCATCTGCCTGTATCGTCAACAACAGCATATTGACGGCCCTCTCTTTTTAGGCATGGATACCCACGCGCTTTCGGAACCTGCCCTCGCAAGCACGCTCGAAGTACTCGCCGCCAATGGTGTGGTCGTGATGGTAGACCGCGATAACGGGTACACCCCGACACCGGTTATTTCCCATGCCATTCTGACCTACAACCGTGATCGAAAAACGGGATTGGCCGATGGCATTGTCATCACGCCCTCGCACAATCCGCCTGAAGACGGTGGTTTCAAATACAACCCGCCCCATGGCGGGCCGGCTGATGCCGACGTGACCACCTGGATCGAGAAACAGGCGAACGCGTTGCTGGCCGATGACCTGCGCGGAGTTCAGCGCGTTTCGTATGAGAAGGCACGACGCGCCTCAACCACACACAAGCATGATTATGTCGGCGCATATGTTGACGATCTGGGCGCCGTGATCGATATGGAGGCCATCCGCGACGCGAAGTTGTCCATTGGAGTGGATCCCCTCGGCGGAGCAGGGGTGGACTATTGGGGACCCATCACCGAGCGTTACGGATTCCCGGTCACGGTCGTGCATGAAGACGTGGATCCGACCTTTCGCTTCATGAATCTGGACTGGGATGGGAAGATTCGGATGGACTGTTCCTCACCCTACGCCATGGCCGGACTGATTGCCTTGAAAGACCGGTTCGACATTGCCTTCGCCAACGATACCGACCATGATCGGCATGGAATCGTTACGCGCACGGCGGGCCTGATGAATCCCAATCACTATCTCGCGGTGTCTATTTCATATCTGTTTACCCAACGCTCCGGCTGGCGGAAGGATGCCGCCGTCGGAAAGACGGTGGTGAGTAGCAGCATGATCGATCGAGTGGCCGCCAAGATTGGTCGGCGTCTCGTTGAAGTGCCGGTCGGATTCAAATGGTTTGTAGATGGACTGCTTGACGGGTCCGTCGGTTTTGGAGGAGAAGAGAGTGCCGGCGCATCCTTTTTGCGTCATGACGGAACCGTGTGGACGACCGATAAAGACGGCATCATTCTGGATCTATTGGCAGCAGAAATGATGGCCAAAACGGGTCGCGATCCCAGCCAACTCTACCTGGACCTCACCAAGGAATTAGGCGTCCCGGTCTACCAGCGCATCGATGCCCCGGCCACACCGGCGCAGAAGGCTATACTCAAAATACTTTCACCAGAGCAGATTCAAGCGACCGAACTGGCAGGGGAAAAGATTACCGGCATTCTGACCTCGGCACCGGGAACCGGCAGTGCCCTTGGGGGGCTGAAAGTCATGACGGAAAACGGATGGTTTGCCGCCCGCCCCTCTGGAACAGAGGATGTCTATAAAATTTATGCGGAGAGCTTTCGAGGTGACACGCATCTCAAGCAGATCCAGGAAGAGGCGCAGGCCCTGATTACCAAGGTTTTGAAATCAGCATCGTAATCAACTCCGTGTATTAAAAATCTTTAGGTTGACCATGCCACGTTTGTGCTTACTGGGTTTGGATGCCGGTGATTTCGACTATATTCAATCCCGAGCTTCTGCCTTACCGTGTTTACAGGAAAAATTGAAATCCGGAAACCTGGTCAAGCTTGATGTCCCGAAGGCCTTGAGTGGCTCCGTCTGGCCGACATTTTATAATGGAGCCGATCCAGGCGTGCATGGGATGTACCAGCACCTCGTGTGGGATGCAAAACGTATGGGGCTTCGCCGGATTGGAGCTGATTGGTCTTTTTATCATCCGTTTTGGCAGGACATAGAAAATACAGGCCACCATGTCGTCATCCTCGATGTTCCCTATAGTTTTCCAGTTGCCCTGAACAAGGGTCTAGAAATTACCGACTGGGCCACACACGGGCAAACCTATCCTCTTGGGTGTAGCCAGGAACGTGTAAAAGCCATCATCCAGAATATGGGCAACAGCCCTATTGGACGAGAAACCCCTATTCAAAAAACGTCCGGAGAACTGAAGACGATTCAACAACAACTGATCGCCAGTGCAGAGCTAAAAAGCCGTTTGATTATAGAGTTAATGCAAAAGGTGGAATGGGATTTATTCGTTGCCGTGTTTGCAGAAACACACCGTGGAGGACATGTGTTTTTCAGTAATGAAGATGAAAAGGCATTTGGCCCTGACACTCCGTTATTAAAGATTTACCAAGCCGTCGATCGGGCCTTAGCAAGAATTTTTGGTCATGTAGACGAGGAGACCACAATCGTCGTGTTTTCCGCTCATGGTATGACGAGGGATTATGCCCAGGGCCATATAGTCCGCCCGCTTATGAAAAGGATTAACGAGATTTTTCTAGAGAAATATTGCGGGGTTTCCCCTAAACGAAGGTTTCGAATGAACGGCCTTGTTCCCTACCTACGTAAGGTGGTGCCATCAAGATTACAATATGCCATCGGTGCCAGCTCACCGGATTTTGTCAGACAATGGGTGGTCGAAAAGGAAATTATTGGGGGATTAGATTGGTCATTGACCCCTGGATTCGCCTTGCGAACAGATATTAGAACGGAATTACGTCTCAATCTTATCGGCAGAGAATCACAAGGAATGTTGGCACCGCACAGTAAATTACATACCCACTATGTTGCTTTTCTCAAGAACGTTTTCTTGGAATTGCGCGATCGGGATACAAATGTACACCTCGTAGATGAAGTCGTTGATACCCAGGAAATATTTTCGGGAGATCGGAGTGGACTGCTTCCCGACTATGTCATCACCTGGAATGCCCGGCCATTCGTTAAACGGGTCTACTCTCCCCTGGTGGGAGAACTTACATTCGCACAACTTCCTGGCGCCCGGGGAGGGGATCATACCGATTACGGGTTTGCCATCATTCCTGATTCTGTCCGGGACCTTCACCCTCTCCATCATATTAAAGATTTAGCGGGCTGGAGTAAGCGTTTTGTGAATATGGACGGCTAAACCATTCCTCCCGCCAACGCAACTCACTCAAACCGCCACCTACCCGGTGTTGTGGTCAGAAGATTCGGGCGAGCATAATCCGACTTACCCAGTCGCGGTGGATACTGGCTTCAGACAAACACAACTCAGCCCTTACCAAAATCGAGCTTGAGCGCATGTCGAAAAGGAACCTTCAGAGGCCTCGGTGAGGAAAAATGATCTCCGTTGCAAAGATTCAATACGCTCTAGAATTCCCCCCCACGTTTCACTTTTGGGTGTCTATGAAGCTCCCGCTGGGGGCCATTGACGATTCCCGGCAACGTTGCCTTTTCGCATAGGCAATTCGGCCGACGACGAGCCGGCATAGACGTAACACTTGAAAACACTTTCAGAGATGAGGGAAACGAAGTATCTAGCTGAGTTACGATGACATTCGACCTGGACACCGACTATTCCCCAAAAGGGCGCAGAATGACCCAAGGGATCTTGTCCCTCTGAGGAAAATTTTGTCATTCTGTCCCATTCGTCAAGGCTCAGGGCAAGGTGAAACGAAGAATCTGGCTTAGCCGTGGACTCGTCACCCTGGGCACAGATCCTTCGCCGCTGGCTCAGGATGACCACCTGGTATGGCTCGCACTGGTCAATATGTATTCTCCTAACGTCAGCAGGGAGAACAATCAAAGTCACACACATCCCGTTGAACATTGTCATCCTGAGTGAAGCGAAGGATCTAGCTGAGCCGCAATGACGGTCAACCTGGCCACCGATCATTCCCCAAAATGGCACAGAGTAACCACCCGGTGAGACCGCCCTGTTTGAAAGATACCCTTTCTTGATCCCCTCCCCTTTGCCCCCTCAACCGAATCGCCTACACTGCTACCCGACAAGCCGAAAATATTTCAGGCGACCCAGGATTCGCATATCCCCATGACGAACAACTTTTCAAAACTCAGGATTATATGATCAACACAACGAACAAACCATCCGGTCTTCAACGACTGGCATTTTTTTCCTATGGATTTCGACCGTTTTTCCTGAGTGCCGCCGTCTTTGCCGGCATAGCCCTTCCTATCTGGGCCATGATTCTTTCCGGGGTAGACCGCACACATTTCCTCTATGTCCCGCGAGAATGGCATGTGCATGAAATGATCTTCGGCTTCCTTCCAGCCGTGATCGCGGGATTTCTTTTCACAGCCATGCCTAACTGGACGGATCGTCCTCCGATCAAAGGATTACCGCTGATGATGCTTTGGGCATTGTGGCTGGCAGGACGCCTGGTCATCGCCATACCCTGGCCTCCGCCATTGATCTGCGCCATCGTTGACGGAGCCTTTCTCATCGCCCTGGCCATCATTGTCTGGCGGGAAATTGCGATGGGGAAGGCGTGGGATCGTTCGCCAATCGGCATATTAATCAGTCTCTATGCAATCGCCAATCTGCTTTTTCACGTCCGCGCTCTAAGCGACGCGGCCACGGATCTCCCCGAGCGCATGGCGCTCTCGCTCATCATCCTGCTATTAGCGCTGATCGGTGGGCGCGTCATCCCCAGTTTTACCCTTGATTATCTGAACGAGCGCGGCATGCCCCAACAACCTCTCTCCTTTTCCCGTTTCGACGGTGCGTCGATCCTTCTTGCCGCCATCGCCGCAATCGCCTGGACGGTTCTGCCAGAGGGCATGGTGACCGGCTGGCTCCTGGTTCTGGCCGGGTTAATGAATCTGATTCGTCTGTTGCGCTGGTACGGCTGGATCACCTGGTGTGAACCGTTAGTGTTCATTCTACACGTGGGTTATGGGTGGCTGGCCATGTCGCTGCTCATCCTGGGAGCGGCGATTCTGGGGTTAGGATTGCGCCAGGAGGATGCGGTGCACGTGCTCACGACCGGCGCCGTGGGTTCGATGACCCTGGCGATCATGACCCGCGCCAGCCTGGGGCATACGGGACGGCCACGGCATGCAGGCACCATGACGGTCATGATCTACAGCTTGGTGAACCTGGGTGCACTGCTGCGGGTTTTTGGTCCGGCCACCGACCTCTCGACATCTCTGGTGCTTAGCATGTCGGCGATTATCTGGAGTAGTGCCTATGTGCTGTTCGCTTTTGTCTATGGACCGTACCTATTTGGCCCGAGCCTGGACGAGGAATAAAAACACACATCGCAAAAAACTTTACCTTCGTGTCGTCATGATGTTTGATGTTGCCGGGTTTCGCCCCGGCAGGCGAACTACTTTGGTTTCGGCCAAAGTAGTCAAAACCATTGACGCCCCGTCTGGCCTCATGAGAGCGGAGGGACGCCAAGTCCTAGGAGGGCGGACCAACTCGCCTGGCTCAAACAAGGCCCGCCAGCGGATAAGAGCGTCCCTCCGGTGGGCCAACCGACAGGCGTCGGATCAAGGAAGAAAAATGTTCATCAGGATTCATGGAAACGGCCGGGGCAGCACCACTCTCAACACAGTCAGGTAACTTTTTTGGGGTTATCCAACTTGACTAATTTCGTCATTTGCCCAAAAATTATTCTGCACAAACGGAAAGAAAATGGGGCACTAAGAGTTGGTAATTCCAACACGGGGAACCTAAGCACCATTTAGTTGATAGAGAGGAATGGACCCATGAATCCAAATCAAGCACTTTGGGAAAAAGGGGACTTTACCCGCATTGCCGAATCCATGCGAGAAAGCGGAGAGGCACTCGTCCAGCGACTTGGAATTAAACAAGGGCTTAAGGTCCTGGACCTCGGATGCGGGGATGGCACGACGGCCTTACCGGCGGCAAAACTTGGAGCAGAAGTGTTGGGCGTCGATATTGCCAGGAACCTGGTTGAGGCGGGAAACAAGCGGGCCAATGAACATGGCCTCACCAATTGCACGTTTCAGGAAGGCGATGCGTCCAATCTGCACCAGTTGCCGGATCGAACGTTTGACCTCGTCGTGAGTATCTTTGGAGCGATGTTTGCGCCGAATCCATTAAAGGTGGCCAAGGAGAAAGTGCGCGTAACCAGGCCGGGCGGTCGTATCGTGATGGGTAATTGGATTCCCAATGATCCGACCTTGGTGGCCCAGATTTTGAAAATCAGCTCCAGCTACACGCCGCCTCCACCGGAAGGCTTCATCAGCCCGATGACCTGGGGAGTCGAGAGCCAGGTGATCGAGCGATTTGCCGGTGCGGGAGTTCCGGCCGAGCGGATATCCTTTTCGCGCGACACGTTTACGTTCAACTATCCCATGGCACCCTCAGCATTCGTCGAGGAATTCAGGAAATACTACGGGCCAACGATGAATGCATTTGAAGCCGCAGAAAAAAACGGGCGAGCCGCTGACCTGCAGCAGGAACTGGAGGATTTGTTCAATAGTCAGAATAAAAGCGGGCGTAAGGATTCCACGTCGATTCCGGCGACTTTCCTGCTCGTGACTGTTGCGCTTTGAACCGTTACCGCAGGGGATCAAAGAGGTGTTGGTACAGGCCTGAACCTAGACAGTTTGATGATGTATATTGGGAATTTATTTTAGAGCCTGCCTGGGAAAGAGCGCGGATAGTTTCTTAGATCGCGAGTGTGCACCCTATTTTCATGTCAACGTTGATGTTCGATGTTGCCGGGTTTCGCCCCGGCAGGCGAGGTCCTTTTGTTTCGGCAAAAGGACCCAAAACCATTGACGCCCCGTCTGGCATTATTAAAGCGTAGGGACGCGAACTCAAGGAGGGCGGACCAACTCGCTCCGCTCAAACAAGGCCCGCCAGCGGATGAGAACGTCCCTACTTGGGCCAGCCGGCAGGCGTCGGATTAGAAGAGGAAAGTGTTCACCGAGATTCGCTCTCTATGGAAGTGTTGAATAATAATAATTTCCAAGGGCAGATTGACCCACAGACACGTGGCATATCAGAGGCCTCGGAACGGTTCAAAAAAGTTCGTCCAGCAAGGCCACGAATTGCTTGATAGGTCCTGAAAGGCCTCGCCGTTGTTTTGCGCGCAGAGCGTACTTCCAGTATGTGAGCACGGGAAAATGTCAAGAACGCCGCTGGCGGCATTTTTCAACAGCCCCTCTATAAAAAAGGCCCGGCCATCACCACTCTCGACAGATTCAGTAAACTTTTCTGAGTTATCCAACTTGACTAATTTCGACAATTGACGAAGAATTCGCGTGTTGTTTTTCCAGTTCGAAGGCTGGACTTTGAGGCTAGGAAAGAATGTCGTTATTTTCAGAAAATTCGATTGAGTGTTTTACGGACAGATATTGGCAGATCCGGGTCTTATGAGGATTCGCCTCCACAGTGTTAGCCGGCGGTTCTAGAACTTCTCGCAGCTGTGTGCAGGGGCTGCGCGCGCCCACAATTCTCATGATATTGGAGGTCTCAGGACAATGAACGAAGGCTGGCCAAGAGCCATCGAGGACGGGTTGATCCCGACCGACAACGCGATGGGGATCATGACCGAAGAACCCTCACCCGCGGCGGAGGCGTTTATCGAACTGGCCGCCCGGGCCAGTCGTCCGCTGCTGGAAATCGGCGCCGCTTACGGCAATGCCACGCTGCCGGCCCTGCGCGCCGGAGGCACGATGATCGCAAACGACCTCTCGGCCTCCCAGCTGAGCGTGCTGGCATCTACCGCGTCCATCTTGGATCGCAAGCGACTCGTGCTGATTCCAGCGCGGTTTCCCGAAGAGATCCGCCTCGGCGACGGCAGCTTGAGCGGAGTGCTTGCCGCACAAGTACTGCATTTTTTCGAGGGACCGACCGTCGATCTGGCCTTTCAGAGCGTTCTGCGCTGGCTTGAACCTGGTGGGGCGTTGTACCTGGTCGTGATGACACCTAGCTTGGGTTTCTACCGCACATTGCGGCCGGAGTATGAGAAGCGGGCGCGTAGCGGGGAACGCTGGCCGGGCATTTTTGACCCTCGCACCGTCGCCCCACCTGATTGGGCGGAGAGACTGCCGCCCTTGGTGCATCTCTTCGAGAAGGCCGTCCTGCACCGTTGTGCGGAGGAGGCCGGATTCATCGTGGAAAGCTTGGAATACTTTTGCTTTCGCCATTTCCCGGTGGAGTACCGCACCGACGGCCACGAGTATCTCACGCTTATCGCGCGGAAACCTGCCGCGGGTGCGGCCTAAACTACATTACCCATGCACCTATTTCTCGCTTACGGTAAGTATAGTTTCGACCATCTATGTCCCGCGCCAGTCTGGGCCTTTCTGAGCCCCCACGACACACAGGTCCGATGACGGCCGACCGATGTCGAACGAAGGGAAACGAGTCTTGTTGTCCGAGCCCTGGTGGGGAGTATCTGGGAAATATCCTATTCAGACGATCAAAAGTGCGATCGTATAGCTTCAGTCGCTGTTCGACACATGGCATGTTCCAGAGCCGGACGGGTCATGGGCGTATGTGACGTTGAGGCCAACACGGGGCTCTCTCTCCCCTGCTCTAGGTTTTGCGGGATGTCATCCGGCCAGAATTGTTCCCTTCTGATTTCCCGGCCATTTTTATCCCGATAGACCAGCTCATCGGTAACCAGATCGTATTCCGGTATGTCGGTCTGCTCCCAACGCTGCATGAAATATTGATAACACAACGTGTACAGTCCGTGATCGTTTGCGTTGTGCCGCAGCACGTATTCCGGCATCTCCTGAATATCCAGATCGGTATGGTAATGCTGCATCCAGAGGTAGTCTCCAAGGATGACCAATTTTAGAAGCGGAGGATCCGAATAGAGTTTCAGTTTGACGGATTTTCCGACCCCCTGAAGCCTTTTGAGCAACTCAATGCTTTGCCTGACGCCCGCTCGATATTTCTCAATGGACATCATCGGATCCGCAATCGCCCGGATCCGTGCACTGGCCCCCTGGCTAAAGGGATTCACCAGCATGATGTTGGCTCCCAGGCATTTATCCAGAATGGTCGATAAGTCTCCCACCTGATCACGCAACGTGTCATACCCACTTGACCCGATGACCAGGACGGTCCGGCCACGCCCCTGGGTCTGCCTAAGTTTGCGAATCCCATCCTCAGCCCGCCGCGCCCGTTTGGGGAAAAACGACACGAAGCCCGCATCAATGGCCATTTTGGCCAGCTTCCGGTCCTGCCAACTCCGTCTGATATAGGTCATCACCACAATGAGTAACGCCGCGACGCCGATCTCCAAGGCCACGATCGACATTTTTTCCTTCTCCACCCTTGTCCAATAGGTCAGAAAACTTCTGGCCACGGTCGGGAGCGACAACGCAATCCCCGCACTCAGGCACAAAATCACAATATGATAGCCAATGTCTGAGGCATTCTTGATACCCTCACCAATTTTGGCCACAATCTTTTTTCCCATCACTTTTCCTTCTTTCTTTTCACAAGAAAACTACAAATAATTTACACTCACAATTCAACATATTCAGATACCAGCCCACTCTGACAACCGTTACTGCTCTATCACACAACTCCTGGATCCTTGTGGGATTTTTCTGCCTTCAGAAGACCACGGAGGGTTTGCACAAAAAAATCGTGTAAGTCCCTGTTTCCATCTCGAGGGGGCCTGTCGCCCCGGAAAGAAGAGGTCTTACACGATACGTTTTACGGTATCACAGAGTTTTCACTCCGACAAGCCAGGCATATGAATGCCAGGCTTATTCTTTCTTCTACCTCCACTCCTTCGAATGATGAACATTACTGAGATTTCCTTACTCATATACCGAAGCTGCAAGTGACTTCAATCAGTCGCAGTCTCTGCATTCATTTTTTATTTGGTGGTACCAGATCGAAACGAAGCAACGGCCGATGATCTATCGGAGCAACAGCGTCGGAACTTTAGCGGAACGGAATAAGTTGGAGGTTTTGCTGCCGAAAACCAGGCTCCGAAGAGGACAAGGGTAGAATGTAAGGGATAGTGGCCACCGTCCTTTCACTGAGGAGCGGAGAGTTCATCCTGGGCTACATGGCCGCGCATGGACTTCTCCGTAATATTGTCCTGGATTTCCCGGGCGATGACCCGTGCCAAGATCTCAGTCGGCAGGGCACCCATGGGGAGCCCCTTCGTCTCCTCAAAGAAAGGATCATCAGGCGAGGCCGATCGGTGAATATTGATCAACACCGTGGCCGGTTGAATGGTTTTGTCCTCTTCGCCTGCGGTGATGGACTGCTCTTTGGGGACCACCCGGGTTCGCGTGGCCCAATCCCGATTATGAATGTCCGCAAAGGCGACGTTCCAGATTTTGCCATTAAGCAGACTCCTCACCGCCTTCGGGGTCTGTTCCTGAAAGTCCGGTTCCCGCACAATTTTTTGCAGGGCTTCGCGTACCCGAATGTCATACAACTTGGTGGTGAAATCGGGTTGCGCCGGAGGAATCCGGGTGGTGGAACCGGTTTCATAATAGGGTTGCCCTTCCAAACTATTATGCCGGTCGGTGGTGGTTAAATAGGTACGAAACAAGGCTTGAAGCAATTGTTCACGGTCCTCTCCTGACATTGCCGCAATCTCTTGATTGGTCTTGATCGGGGCCTGCTTAAGGTCGCTGGGGAACAGCTTCGCTTGACGTTTCGGGGTCGTGTCGCTTTTGCTCACCACCCATTGAAATTCTCTGGCCAGCACCGGCACCAGTTGTTCCGGATGATTGAGATAGCCCTCTTCTTCCAGTGCGGACGCACTAATGAGGAGATTGACTTGATTGGGCTGTGAGGTGCGGGCCACCAACAATAAAAATTCTTTCCCCTCCCGATTCACGACCTTCGGTTCAATAATGACTTTCTGCAGCGCCCCTTTGTTTAGCGCTTCATCAAATCTGGCGTAGTCAGTCCGATGTTCCATCAAGTGATTGAACGCCCCAATAACCGTCTGGAGCGCGTCATCGGCTCTGGCTAGTTTCGCGCCGCCTTGTTCATCCGTCCCGATTCCCCCGGAAAGATAAATCTGAAACGGCGCACCCGCAATATCATGCTCCACAGATTTTTCGGTTACGGAATCCGAAACCACATGATGCTCTTCGGAGCCTTTATGGCTGCCCATGGCCAACGGAACGACCGCTCCCATCCATAGGAATACCAAGATCGTCCCACCAAGCCTACTCGCCCAGGATCGCTTACTGGCGTGGGGTCCAATGCGGTGAACGGATCCTGGATCACAAAAGAGCTCTTGCCCCATGCCTGCTGTCCGATATGCCTGTGAATGGAGGGGGGTTCCGAGAAATACGCCATGGCGTTTCACT
This region includes:
- a CDS encoding class I SAM-dependent methyltransferase — translated: MNPNQALWEKGDFTRIAESMRESGEALVQRLGIKQGLKVLDLGCGDGTTALPAAKLGAEVLGVDIARNLVEAGNKRANEHGLTNCTFQEGDASNLHQLPDRTFDLVVSIFGAMFAPNPLKVAKEKVRVTRPGGRIVMGNWIPNDPTLVAQILKISSSYTPPPPEGFISPMTWGVESQVIERFAGAGVPAERISFSRDTFTFNYPMAPSAFVEEFRKYYGPTMNAFEAAEKNGRAADLQQELEDLFNSQNKSGRKDSTSIPATFLLVTVAL
- a CDS encoding class I SAM-dependent methyltransferase; translated protein: MNEGWPRAIEDGLIPTDNAMGIMTEEPSPAAEAFIELAARASRPLLEIGAAYGNATLPALRAGGTMIANDLSASQLSVLASTASILDRKRLVLIPARFPEEIRLGDGSLSGVLAAQVLHFFEGPTVDLAFQSVLRWLEPGGALYLVVMTPSLGFYRTLRPEYEKRARSGERWPGIFDPRTVAPPDWAERLPPLVHLFEKAVLHRCAEEAGFIVESLEYFCFRHFPVEYRTDGHEYLTLIARKPAAGAA
- a CDS encoding NnrS family protein — translated: MINTTNKPSGLQRLAFFSYGFRPFFLSAAVFAGIALPIWAMILSGVDRTHFLYVPREWHVHEMIFGFLPAVIAGFLFTAMPNWTDRPPIKGLPLMMLWALWLAGRLVIAIPWPPPLICAIVDGAFLIALAIIVWREIAMGKAWDRSPIGILISLYAIANLLFHVRALSDAATDLPERMALSLIILLLALIGGRVIPSFTLDYLNERGMPQQPLSFSRFDGASILLAAIAAIAWTVLPEGMVTGWLLVLAGLMNLIRLLRWYGWITWCEPLVFILHVGYGWLAMSLLILGAAILGLGLRQEDAVHVLTTGAVGSMTLAIMTRASLGHTGRPRHAGTMTVMIYSLVNLGALLRVFGPATDLSTSLVLSMSAIIWSSAYVLFAFVYGPYLFGPSLDEE
- the pgm gene encoding phosphoglucomutase (alpha-D-glucose-1,6-bisphosphate-dependent), translated to MKVSALAGKPTQPSMLANIPRLITAYYTGRPDPSVPEQRVAFGTSGHRGSSLKLSFNEAHILATTQAICLYRQQQHIDGPLFLGMDTHALSEPALASTLEVLAANGVVVMVDRDNGYTPTPVISHAILTYNRDRKTGLADGIVITPSHNPPEDGGFKYNPPHGGPADADVTTWIEKQANALLADDLRGVQRVSYEKARRASTTHKHDYVGAYVDDLGAVIDMEAIRDAKLSIGVDPLGGAGVDYWGPITERYGFPVTVVHEDVDPTFRFMNLDWDGKIRMDCSSPYAMAGLIALKDRFDIAFANDTDHDRHGIVTRTAGLMNPNHYLAVSISYLFTQRSGWRKDAAVGKTVVSSSMIDRVAAKIGRRLVEVPVGFKWFVDGLLDGSVGFGGEESAGASFLRHDGTVWTTDKDGIILDLLAAEMMAKTGRDPSQLYLDLTKELGVPVYQRIDAPATPAQKAILKILSPEQIQATELAGEKITGILTSAPGTGSALGGLKVMTENGWFAARPSGTEDVYKIYAESFRGDTHLKQIQEEAQALITKVLKSAS
- a CDS encoding alkaline phosphatase family protein; this translates as MPRLCLLGLDAGDFDYIQSRASALPCLQEKLKSGNLVKLDVPKALSGSVWPTFYNGADPGVHGMYQHLVWDAKRMGLRRIGADWSFYHPFWQDIENTGHHVVILDVPYSFPVALNKGLEITDWATHGQTYPLGCSQERVKAIIQNMGNSPIGRETPIQKTSGELKTIQQQLIASAELKSRLIIELMQKVEWDLFVAVFAETHRGGHVFFSNEDEKAFGPDTPLLKIYQAVDRALARIFGHVDEETTIVVFSAHGMTRDYAQGHIVRPLMKRINEIFLEKYCGVSPKRRFRMNGLVPYLRKVVPSRLQYAIGASSPDFVRQWVVEKEIIGGLDWSLTPGFALRTDIRTELRLNLIGRESQGMLAPHSKLHTHYVAFLKNVFLELRDRDTNVHLVDEVVDTQEIFSGDRSGLLPDYVITWNARPFVKRVYSPLVGELTFAQLPGARGGDHTDYGFAIIPDSVRDLHPLHHIKDLAGWSKRFVNMDG